One window of Pirellulales bacterium genomic DNA carries:
- a CDS encoding ABC transporter permease, with protein sequence MSDISSTSEKSSAPLSARRRLASLVGSLGPLLVLFVVIGMFGEADRVKEGTDVFFTHQNARTIAVQASPVIVAALGMTVIIIGGGIDLAAGTALALSATVLAWFLNKGYSPAMSVAAAIGTGCLTGFINGVLVSALRVVPFIVTLGTMTIYLGTAKYLANETTIRPPLADIPHAFESMVTPRPDPAWLVESLNIPNFAWGVWLALALAGVLAVVLRYTVFGRYVFALGSNEQTARLCGINVPLVKIAVYTLGGLFVGIAGTYQFARLSSGNPMSGIGMELKFIAAVVIGGGSLTGGRGSVLGTVTGAVMMAVIASGCTLLGWRNPIQDIVIGAIIIAAVTLDQIRQRFWSN encoded by the coding sequence GTGAGCGACATTTCCTCCACCTCCGAAAAATCCTCCGCCCCCCTCTCGGCGCGGCGCCGTTTGGCTTCGCTGGTCGGTTCGCTCGGTCCGTTATTGGTGCTATTCGTCGTCATTGGCATGTTCGGCGAGGCCGACCGCGTCAAAGAGGGCACGGACGTCTTTTTCACGCACCAAAACGCACGCACGATCGCCGTGCAAGCATCGCCGGTCATCGTCGCCGCGCTCGGTATGACCGTGATCATTATCGGCGGAGGCATCGACCTGGCGGCAGGCACAGCACTGGCGCTCTCGGCCACGGTGCTGGCCTGGTTTCTCAACAAGGGGTATTCCCCCGCGATGTCCGTCGCTGCCGCGATCGGCACCGGCTGCCTGACGGGATTTATCAATGGTGTGCTGGTGAGCGCGCTGCGCGTCGTGCCGTTTATCGTCACGCTCGGGACGATGACGATCTACCTCGGCACGGCCAAATACCTGGCCAATGAAACCACAATCCGCCCGCCCCTCGCGGACATTCCCCACGCGTTCGAATCGATGGTCACGCCCCGGCCCGATCCGGCCTGGCTCGTCGAATCATTGAACATCCCCAATTTCGCCTGGGGAGTCTGGCTGGCCTTGGCGCTGGCTGGCGTCCTGGCCGTGGTCCTCCGCTACACGGTTTTTGGACGCTATGTCTTCGCGCTGGGGTCCAACGAACAAACGGCCCGCCTGTGCGGTATCAATGTCCCGCTGGTGAAAATCGCCGTTTACACACTGGGCGGGCTATTCGTCGGCATCGCTGGCACCTACCAGTTCGCCCGGCTTTCGAGTGGCAACCCCATGTCCGGGATCGGCATGGAGCTGAAATTCATTGCCGCCGTGGTGATCGGCGGCGGCAGCCTGACCGGCGGACGTGGCTCGGTCCTGGGCACGGTGACCGGGGCCGTGATGATGGCCGTCATTGCCAGCGGTTGCACGCTGCTGGGGTGGCGAAACCCGATCCAGGATATCGTCATCGGGGCTATCATTATCGCCGCCGTGACGCTGGATCAGATACGGCAGCGCTTCTGGTCCAATTGA
- a CDS encoding pyridoxal-dependent decarboxylase, giving the protein MPPRYRELLDRLRREFPQPVSDPVHDAYVAFSVLRALDRVDALKTQAPILGSPVEPDFEAALAARMDQQGEPLEQVISDLVKHLEGMFLWGHPRSQINVISHPSIASLIGVMLASTYNPNLVSDESGRGFSAAEVRATAMAAELVGYDPAKAGGVFTFGGTGGMLYGVKVGLEKAVPGCLRTGLTQPAVVLASVHSHACTSNVSAWLGIGQDNVVLVPTESDHAVDIPLLAEAARKALRDGKRLAAIVATMGSTDAFGIDDLHRIHALREELVREFSLDYSPHIHADAVIGWAWSVFNDYDFLQNSLGFRGRTVRALAKAHHRIQHLGLADSIGIDFHKTGFAPYISSLVIFRDRDDLRHILRPRESLPYLFQSGMHHPGLFTLETSRSATGPMAALANLLLLGKEGYRTLLGHIVEMAEVLREALFAHPDLTVLNDENVGPVTLFRVYPHGTDTFTIKQRERSDPRFQQQLAELNQYNRRIFQRVHAEALTGNGIVLSMTDAYTHSDFGTPISALKSYVLSPFTDKERMHEVITHVIAARDAVESAPPSA; this is encoded by the coding sequence ATGCCCCCTCGCTATCGCGAATTACTCGACCGATTGCGGCGCGAATTTCCGCAGCCCGTCTCGGACCCCGTCCACGACGCGTACGTAGCCTTCTCGGTATTGCGTGCGCTGGACCGTGTCGACGCGTTAAAGACGCAGGCGCCGATCCTCGGCTCGCCGGTCGAGCCCGATTTCGAAGCGGCGCTCGCCGCGCGCATGGATCAGCAAGGCGAGCCGCTCGAGCAGGTCATCTCGGACCTCGTTAAGCATCTCGAAGGGATGTTCCTGTGGGGGCATCCGCGCAGCCAGATCAACGTCATCTCGCATCCGTCGATCGCCAGCCTGATCGGCGTGATGCTGGCCTCGACCTACAACCCGAACCTGGTCAGCGACGAAAGTGGCCGCGGCTTTTCGGCGGCCGAGGTTCGCGCCACCGCGATGGCTGCTGAACTGGTTGGCTACGATCCGGCCAAGGCCGGCGGTGTATTCACCTTCGGCGGGACCGGCGGCATGCTCTACGGAGTGAAGGTCGGCCTGGAAAAAGCCGTCCCCGGCTGCCTGCGCACCGGGCTAACGCAACCGGCCGTCGTGCTGGCGAGCGTCCATAGCCATGCCTGCACCAGCAATGTCTCGGCCTGGCTCGGGATCGGGCAAGACAACGTCGTGCTGGTCCCCACCGAGAGCGATCACGCCGTTGATATCCCGCTGCTGGCCGAGGCCGCGCGAAAGGCCCTGCGTGATGGCAAACGCCTGGCCGCCATCGTAGCCACGATGGGCTCGACCGACGCCTTCGGCATCGACGATCTGCACCGCATTCACGCCCTGCGTGAAGAGTTAGTCCGCGAATTCTCCCTCGACTACTCGCCGCACATTCATGCCGATGCCGTCATCGGCTGGGCGTGGAGCGTCTTCAACGACTACGACTTCCTGCAAAACTCGCTCGGCTTTCGCGGTCGTACCGTCCGTGCATTGGCCAAGGCCCATCATCGCATCCAACATCTCGGGCTCGCCGATTCGATCGGCATCGACTTCCACAAAACCGGATTTGCCCCGTACATTTCCTCGCTCGTGATCTTTCGCGACCGGGACGACCTGCGGCACATCCTGCGCCCGCGAGAATCCTTGCCGTACCTCTTCCAGTCCGGCATGCACCATCCCGGCTTGTTCACGCTCGAAACCAGCCGCAGCGCCACCGGCCCGATGGCGGCGCTGGCGAACCTGCTGCTGTTGGGCAAGGAAGGCTACCGCACGCTGCTCGGACATATCGTCGAAATGGCCGAAGTCCTGCGCGAGGCGTTGTTCGCGCACCCGGACCTGACCGTCCTCAACGACGAGAATGTCGGTCCCGTGACGCTCTTCCGCGTGTATCCGCACGGCACTGACACGTTCACGATCAAACAGCGCGAACGCTCGGACCCACGATTCCAACAGCAGCTTGCCGAGTTGAACCAATACAATCGCCGCATCTTCCAACGCGTCCACGCCGAAGCGCTAACCGGCAATGGCATCGTTCTCTCGATGACGGACGCTTACACGCACAGCGATTTCGGCACGCCGATCTCGGCCCTGAAGTCGTACGTCCTCTCGCCATTCACCGACAAAGAGCGGATGCACGAAGTCATCACGCACGTCATCGCCGCCCGCGACGCGGTCGAATCGGCACCACCATCGGCATAA
- a CDS encoding GntR family transcriptional regulator, whose protein sequence is MFFAIDPANGVAVYEQIIRQVKFAVAREAVKPGEMIPSVRELARELAVNPNTVARAYRQLQTDGVLASVRGTGLEVAEAARDRCRRETVELIRARLRQVLLEAQQSQLSADELRHLVDTELRAIIREGT, encoded by the coding sequence ATGTTTTTTGCTATCGATCCTGCCAATGGCGTGGCCGTTTACGAGCAGATCATTCGCCAGGTCAAATTCGCCGTCGCCCGCGAGGCGGTGAAGCCGGGCGAGATGATCCCCTCGGTGCGTGAACTTGCCCGGGAGTTGGCCGTTAATCCCAACACCGTGGCCCGCGCGTATCGTCAATTGCAGACCGACGGCGTTCTGGCGTCGGTCCGCGGCACAGGGCTCGAAGTGGCCGAGGCAGCGCGTGATCGTTGCCGGCGGGAAACCGTCGAGTTGATCCGCGCCCGCCTACGGCAGGTCCTGCTCGAAGCTCAGCAAAGCCAACTCTCGGCCGACGAGCTTCGTCATCTCGTCGACACGGAACTGCGTGCCATCATTCGCGAAGGAACCTGA
- a CDS encoding PSD1 and planctomycete cytochrome C domain-containing protein, with the protein MMWSASATSVAAEAPQYNRDVRPILANHCFKCHGPDEETRAAGLRLDRREVVVQASESGAVPIVPGKPDDSELIRRIGSTEADVIMPPLAANKALSDVQRETLRAWIAAGANYESHWAFEPPRQAALPSVKLSVWPRNPVDSFVLARLEAEGLGPSPEADKYTLARRLYLDLIGLPPTPEEVDAFVFDSSADAYEKLVDRLLASPHYGERWARRWLDLARYADTNGYEKDRMRSIWPFRDWVIGALNADMPFDEFTVKQLAGDMLPDATLADRIATGFHRNTMLNEEGGIDPLEFRFYAMVDRVATTGTVWLGLTVGCAQCHTHKYDPLPHRDYYQLMAFLNNADEPEMDVVKPDIAEQRAKLVEQIVDAEAELPKQFPAEGEWRWHRGSIVSFASAAGAQGEVLEDGSVRVTGADPEVDSYTIEIDADAAEISALRLEAIADSQLPKNGPGRTPHGNFVVTELAVSTKPADGADTAAAPIAIASGTADFSQDGFPAAQAFDGNDKTGWAINGPEPWNVTRAATFRFDRSLGGPSRTRYTIRLNQNYGGHHTLGRFRVLLGEAVNDSRPEVVRRQEHLDRKFNEWLAAESPRATHWKLLTPTAAASDVPTLKILPDGSILASADQTKRDVFRVSVTNDLPRVTALRLEALPDDSLPKRGPGRIAYEGPFGDFFLSEFTIRAVGEIAKSSAATQSFASGKDTAAMAIDGDPQTGWSINGGQGRAHTAVFTLAAPLVAAKTIDVELLFEKYYAANLGRFRIWATDDERPVTANATPTDVEALLLVEAEKRTPEQQSRLLDHFLSIAPELAAEREAIRKLREQMPAYPTTLVWTERPAENPRRTSIHKRGEFLQPTEPVAAELPSLFAPLPEGAKHDRLALARWLASSQNPLVGRVTVNRHWAALFGRGLVRTTEDFGYQGEPATHPELLDWLATEFIRDGWSVKRLHKLIVTSATYRQSSRTTPRLLEKDPTGKWLSRAPRVRLDAELVRDVALRASGLLSEKIGGPSVFPPQPPGVSSEGAYGALSWNVSEGEDRYRRGMYTFTKRTAPYAMFSAFDAPSGEACLARREISNTPLQSLTLLNDAVFVETSQALGKRLAGETAPIADRASELFRRCVSRLPSELELNLLVAYYTTHRERLAKGELDATAIAGAGEGDAVERAAWTLTARAVLNLDETITKE; encoded by the coding sequence ATGATGTGGTCCGCATCCGCGACCTCGGTGGCCGCCGAGGCGCCGCAATACAACCGCGATGTGCGCCCGATCCTGGCGAACCATTGTTTTAAATGTCACGGGCCGGATGAAGAGACGCGCGCGGCCGGTCTGCGGCTCGACCGGCGCGAGGTTGTGGTGCAGGCGTCTGAATCGGGTGCGGTGCCGATCGTGCCGGGCAAGCCCGACGACAGCGAGTTGATCCGCCGCATTGGCTCGACCGAAGCGGATGTCATCATGCCACCGCTTGCGGCCAACAAGGCTCTCTCGGACGTGCAACGCGAAACGCTGCGAGCCTGGATCGCGGCCGGTGCGAACTACGAATCGCATTGGGCGTTCGAGCCGCCGCGACAGGCGGCGCTGCCGAGCGTGAAGCTGTCGGTTTGGCCGCGCAATCCGGTCGACAGTTTCGTACTGGCCCGGCTCGAAGCCGAAGGGTTGGGGCCATCGCCCGAGGCCGATAAATACACGCTTGCGCGGCGGTTGTACCTGGATCTGATTGGGCTGCCGCCGACGCCGGAGGAAGTCGACGCGTTCGTGTTCGACTCGTCGGCCGACGCTTACGAAAAGCTGGTCGATCGGTTGCTCGCTTCGCCGCACTATGGCGAACGTTGGGCGCGCCGCTGGCTCGACCTGGCCCGCTATGCGGATACGAATGGTTATGAGAAGGATCGGATGCGTTCGATCTGGCCCTTCCGCGATTGGGTCATCGGCGCGCTGAACGCCGACATGCCCTTCGACGAATTCACCGTCAAGCAACTCGCCGGCGACATGCTGCCGGACGCCACGCTTGCGGATCGCATCGCGACCGGATTCCATCGCAACACGATGCTCAATGAAGAAGGGGGCATCGATCCGCTCGAGTTCCGCTTTTATGCGATGGTCGATCGGGTTGCCACGACAGGCACCGTCTGGCTCGGATTGACTGTGGGATGTGCGCAGTGTCATACGCACAAATATGATCCGTTGCCTCACCGCGATTATTACCAGCTGATGGCGTTCTTGAACAACGCCGATGAGCCGGAAATGGACGTCGTGAAGCCGGACATCGCCGAGCAGCGGGCGAAGCTTGTCGAGCAGATCGTGGACGCCGAGGCGGAATTGCCCAAGCAGTTTCCTGCCGAGGGAGAGTGGCGATGGCATCGTGGCTCGATCGTGTCATTCGCGTCGGCTGCCGGCGCGCAGGGCGAGGTTCTCGAAGATGGCTCGGTGCGCGTCACTGGCGCTGATCCGGAGGTGGACAGCTATACGATCGAGATCGATGCCGACGCAGCCGAAATCTCGGCGCTGCGTTTGGAAGCCATCGCCGATTCGCAACTGCCCAAGAATGGGCCTGGGCGCACTCCGCACGGCAATTTCGTCGTGACCGAGCTGGCAGTTAGCACGAAGCCGGCCGATGGCGCGGACACCGCGGCAGCACCAATTGCCATCGCCAGCGGCACGGCAGACTTCTCGCAAGATGGTTTTCCGGCCGCGCAAGCTTTTGATGGCAACGACAAGACGGGCTGGGCCATCAATGGGCCTGAGCCGTGGAACGTGACGCGCGCGGCGACGTTTCGCTTTGATCGTTCGCTGGGCGGTCCGAGCCGGACACGTTATACGATTCGCCTGAATCAGAACTATGGCGGTCATCACACGCTGGGACGTTTCCGCGTGCTGCTGGGCGAGGCTGTGAACGATTCTCGTCCCGAGGTCGTGCGCCGGCAGGAGCACTTGGATCGGAAGTTCAATGAATGGCTAGCCGCGGAATCTCCGCGCGCGACGCATTGGAAGTTATTAACGCCGACAGCAGCGGCGAGCGACGTGCCGACGCTGAAGATTCTGCCCGACGGTTCGATTCTGGCCAGTGCCGATCAGACCAAGCGCGACGTTTTTCGTGTCTCGGTCACGAACGACCTGCCTCGCGTGACGGCGCTACGGCTCGAGGCGTTGCCCGACGACTCGTTGCCGAAGCGTGGACCGGGACGCATCGCGTACGAAGGACCGTTCGGCGATTTCTTCCTCAGCGAGTTTACGATTCGCGCGGTGGGCGAGATCGCGAAGTCGAGTGCCGCCACCCAATCGTTCGCCAGCGGCAAAGATACGGCCGCGATGGCGATCGACGGTGACCCGCAGACGGGCTGGTCGATCAATGGCGGGCAGGGGCGTGCTCATACGGCTGTGTTTACGCTGGCCGCGCCGCTGGTGGCTGCGAAGACGATCGACGTCGAGCTATTATTCGAGAAATACTACGCCGCCAATCTAGGGCGCTTTCGGATCTGGGCAACTGATGACGAACGCCCCGTGACCGCAAACGCGACACCGACCGACGTCGAGGCGTTGCTACTCGTCGAGGCAGAAAAACGAACGCCGGAGCAACAGTCTCGCTTGCTCGACCATTTTTTGTCGATCGCGCCAGAATTGGCCGCCGAGCGGGAAGCGATTCGCAAGCTGCGCGAGCAGATGCCGGCTTATCCGACGACGCTGGTGTGGACTGAGCGGCCTGCGGAAAACCCGCGCCGCACGAGCATTCACAAGCGCGGAGAATTCTTGCAACCGACCGAGCCGGTGGCGGCCGAGCTGCCGAGTTTGTTCGCGCCGCTACCGGAAGGTGCGAAGCATGATCGGCTGGCGCTGGCCCGCTGGCTCGCAAGTTCGCAAAACCCGCTGGTGGGGCGCGTCACGGTTAATCGGCATTGGGCGGCGCTGTTTGGGCGCGGGCTGGTTCGAACGACGGAGGACTTCGGTTATCAGGGAGAGCCGGCGACGCATCCCGAATTGCTCGATTGGCTGGCCACGGAGTTCATCCGCGACGGCTGGTCCGTCAAACGTCTGCATAAGTTGATCGTGACAAGTGCTACCTATCGCCAATCGTCGCGCACGACGCCGCGATTGCTGGAGAAAGATCCGACGGGCAAATGGCTGAGCCGTGCTCCGCGGGTTCGATTGGATGCCGAATTGGTGCGCGACGTTGCGCTGCGGGCGAGTGGATTGCTTTCGGAGAAAATCGGCGGTCCGAGCGTTTTCCCGCCACAGCCGCCGGGAGTTAGCTCGGAAGGAGCATACGGCGCGCTCAGCTGGAATGTGAGCGAAGGAGAAGACCGCTATCGGCGCGGGATGTACACCTTTACCAAGCGCACGGCGCCTTACGCCATGTTCTCGGCCTTCGACGCGCCCAGTGGCGAAGCCTGCCTGGCGCGGCGCGAAATCTCGAATACGCCGCTGCAATCACTAACGCTTTTGAACGACGCCGTGTTTGTCGAGACGTCGCAGGCGCTCGGCAAACGATTGGCGGGCGAAACGGCGCCGATCGCGGACCGGGCAAGCGAGCTATTCCGCCGTTGCGTCAGCCGGCTTCCTTCGGAATTAGAATTAAACCTGCTGGTCGCGTACTACACGACGCACCGCGAGCGGCTGGCGAAAGGGGAACTCGACGCCACGGCCATCGCGGGCGCTGGCGAAGGGGACGCGGTCGAGCGGGCAGCCTGGACCCTGACGGCCCGTGCGGTGTTGAATCTCGACGAGACGATTACCAAGGAATAA
- a CDS encoding DUF1501 domain-containing protein, with product MIDPAEMNCQATRRAFLQASGVGLGKIALASLLSGSLDGRTVARAATASTGDALAARPAHFAPRAKAVIHLFMTGAPSHLDLFDYKPKLAEFEGKSIPPEVIGGQRYAFIRADAAAMGPRFKFNKHGKSGAEIADVLPHLAGVVDDICLVRSMRTDQFNHAPAQIFFNTGFSQPGRPSMGSWVTYGLGAETRDLPAFVVMSTGTGISGGAANWSSGFLPTVYAGVRFRNQGDPILDVSSPPGVDARTQRETLDLVGALNRQRLDTVGDPEISTRIASYEMAFRLQTSAPELMDLKSESQATLDMYGVDPAKPSFARACLLARRMVERGVRFISIYNEGWDAHSDLVGNHTKNCGDTDQGSAALVKDLRQRGLLDETLVVWGGEFGRTPMVESNKALGRSLGRDHHPQAFTMWLAGGGIKPGISYGKTDELGFNVVENQVHVHDMQATILNQLGLDHERLTYRYAGRDFRLTDVHGNVVRDILA from the coding sequence ATGATCGATCCAGCCGAGATGAATTGCCAGGCAACGCGCCGTGCCTTCTTGCAGGCAAGCGGCGTGGGGTTGGGAAAGATCGCGCTGGCTTCATTGCTATCGGGCTCGCTTGATGGGCGAACCGTGGCGCGCGCTGCCACGGCTTCGACCGGCGATGCGCTGGCCGCGCGGCCGGCGCATTTCGCGCCGCGGGCCAAGGCCGTGATCCATCTGTTCATGACGGGCGCGCCGAGTCACCTGGACCTGTTCGATTACAAGCCGAAGCTGGCCGAGTTCGAAGGCAAATCAATCCCACCCGAAGTGATCGGCGGGCAGCGGTATGCCTTTATTCGCGCCGACGCGGCTGCGATGGGACCGCGATTCAAGTTCAACAAGCATGGAAAATCGGGCGCCGAGATTGCCGACGTGCTGCCGCACCTGGCGGGCGTGGTCGACGATATCTGCCTGGTGCGGTCGATGCGCACGGATCAGTTCAATCACGCCCCGGCGCAAATCTTCTTCAATACCGGCTTCTCGCAGCCGGGCCGACCGAGCATGGGTTCGTGGGTCACGTACGGATTGGGAGCCGAAACGCGCGACCTGCCGGCGTTTGTCGTGATGTCGACCGGCACCGGCATCAGCGGCGGCGCTGCGAACTGGTCGAGCGGTTTCCTGCCGACCGTTTACGCCGGCGTGCGGTTTCGCAACCAGGGAGATCCGATCCTGGACGTATCGAGCCCGCCAGGAGTCGATGCCCGTACGCAGCGCGAGACGCTCGACCTGGTGGGCGCGCTGAATCGGCAGCGGCTGGACACAGTCGGCGATCCGGAGATCAGCACGCGTATCGCGTCGTACGAGATGGCTTTCCGCTTGCAGACCTCGGCACCAGAGCTAATGGACTTGAAGAGCGAATCGCAAGCGACGCTCGACATGTACGGCGTCGATCCGGCCAAGCCATCGTTCGCCCGGGCTTGCTTGCTGGCGCGCCGCATGGTCGAACGCGGCGTGCGGTTCATCAGCATTTACAACGAGGGATGGGATGCCCACAGCGACCTGGTGGGGAATCACACGAAGAACTGCGGTGATACGGATCAAGGCTCGGCGGCGCTGGTGAAGGATCTGCGGCAACGTGGTTTGCTGGACGAGACGCTGGTCGTGTGGGGAGGCGAGTTCGGCCGCACCCCAATGGTCGAAAGCAACAAGGCGCTGGGGCGCAGCCTGGGGCGGGACCATCATCCGCAAGCCTTTACGATGTGGCTGGCCGGCGGCGGCATCAAGCCGGGTATTTCTTACGGCAAAACCGATGAGCTGGGATTCAACGTCGTCGAGAACCAGGTGCACGTACACGACATGCAGGCCACGATCCTGAACCAGTTGGGGCTCGACCACGAGCGGCTGACCTATCGCTACGCCGGGCGGGATTTCCGCCTGACCGATGTGCATGGCAATGTCGTGCGCGACATATTGGCGTAG
- a CDS encoding inositol oxygenase family protein, with translation MVDKSSPHDANPLASLDEWEDDLKRRYPEPEVEAVPEGVVHAEGTKKSAKEFRNHRESARPSVREFYRLNHRYQTLDFVRQKRDEYFALKKREMSIWEALEYLNTLVDDSDPDTDFSQIEHCLQTAEAVRRDGHPRWFILAALIHDLGKILCLYGEPQWAVVGDTFPVGCAYSDEIVFAEFFADNPDRDVAEYRTKTGIYSERCGLDNVMMSWGHDEYMYHVAKNYLPEEGLYMLRYHSCYPIHREKQYGHLMNEHDEKIFRWVRKFSPYDLYTKSAERPDVEKLRPFYEDLAAEFFPDKVRW, from the coding sequence ATGGTCGACAAATCGTCTCCGCACGACGCCAATCCGCTTGCCAGTCTCGACGAATGGGAAGACGACTTGAAGCGTCGCTACCCCGAGCCGGAAGTCGAAGCCGTGCCCGAGGGGGTCGTGCATGCCGAGGGGACGAAAAAGTCGGCCAAGGAGTTTCGCAACCATCGCGAATCGGCCCGCCCCAGCGTGCGCGAGTTTTACCGACTCAACCACCGCTACCAGACCCTCGACTTCGTGCGTCAGAAGCGCGACGAGTATTTCGCCCTCAAAAAGCGCGAGATGAGCATCTGGGAAGCGCTCGAATATCTCAACACGCTCGTTGACGATAGCGATCCCGATACCGACTTCTCGCAAATCGAGCACTGCCTGCAAACCGCCGAGGCCGTGCGTCGTGACGGGCATCCGCGCTGGTTCATCCTGGCGGCACTGATCCATGACCTGGGCAAGATCCTCTGCCTGTACGGCGAGCCGCAATGGGCCGTCGTCGGCGATACGTTCCCCGTCGGCTGCGCCTATTCGGACGAGATCGTGTTTGCCGAATTCTTCGCCGATAATCCCGATCGCGATGTGGCCGAGTACCGGACCAAGACCGGCATCTATAGCGAACGCTGCGGTCTGGACAACGTCATGATGTCGTGGGGGCACGACGAGTACATGTACCATGTCGCCAAGAATTACCTGCCCGAAGAAGGGCTGTACATGCTGCGTTATCACTCGTGCTATCCAATTCATCGCGAGAAGCAGTACGGCCACCTGATGAACGAGCACGACGAAAAGATATTCCGCTGGGTGCGCAAGTTCAGCCCCTACGATCTGTACACCAAGAGCGCCGAACGCCCCGACGTCGAAAAGCTGCGTCCCTTTTACGAAGACCTGGCGGCCGAGTTCTTCCCCGACAAGGTGCGCTGGTAA
- a CDS encoding ABC transporter ATP-binding protein yields the protein MQPALRLANVTKRYGNHTALDRVSFEVPPGCVFALLGENGAGKTTAIRLLLGLAEPDTGFAEVLGRDTRGRQIELLRHVGYVPERPTLYDWMTVSEIGWFTAGFYGGDYIKHYDQLTSDFGLPSDRKLKALSKGMRAKVALSLALAHQPDVLLLDEPTSGLDTMVRREFLESMVDLAAAGRTVLLSSHQIHEVERVADYVAIIHEGRLVLAERLDELKDSVKALTVTLDDGVAMPRVAGEILRERRKARQWQILTRGLSDEDLVTLRNQTAVRDVESRRPTLEEIFVAYMRSGSTHDSDAPQTSANALTND from the coding sequence ATGCAGCCGGCCCTCCGTCTGGCCAATGTCACGAAGCGTTATGGCAATCACACGGCGCTCGACCGCGTCTCGTTCGAAGTGCCGCCGGGCTGCGTCTTCGCACTGCTCGGCGAGAATGGCGCCGGCAAAACAACCGCCATTCGCCTGCTGCTCGGGCTGGCCGAGCCTGACACCGGCTTTGCCGAGGTCCTGGGACGCGACACGCGCGGCCGACAAATCGAACTCTTACGCCACGTGGGCTACGTGCCCGAGCGTCCCACGCTTTACGACTGGATGACCGTCAGCGAAATCGGCTGGTTCACGGCCGGTTTTTATGGCGGTGACTACATCAAGCATTACGACCAATTGACCTCGGATTTCGGCCTGCCTTCGGACCGCAAGCTGAAAGCCCTCTCGAAGGGAATGCGGGCAAAGGTCGCGCTCTCTTTGGCACTGGCCCATCAGCCTGACGTGTTATTGCTCGACGAGCCGACGTCAGGCCTGGACACGATGGTGCGGCGCGAATTCCTGGAAAGCATGGTCGACCTGGCCGCCGCCGGGCGAACGGTGCTGCTATCGAGCCATCAAATTCACGAAGTCGAACGCGTGGCCGATTACGTGGCGATCATTCACGAAGGACGCCTGGTGCTGGCCGAACGTCTCGACGAACTGAAAGACAGCGTCAAGGCGTTGACCGTCACGCTCGACGACGGCGTCGCCATGCCGCGCGTGGCTGGCGAGATCCTGCGCGAGCGCCGCAAGGCACGGCAATGGCAGATCCTCACCCGTGGGCTGAGCGACGAAGACCTGGTAACCCTGCGCAATCAAACCGCCGTGCGCGACGTCGAATCCCGCCGCCCCACGCTTGAGGAAATCTTCGTCGCCTACATGCGCTCGGGCTCAACCCACGATTCGGATGCCCCACAAACATCAGCCAACGCCCTGACAAATGACTGA